The Mustela nigripes isolate SB6536 chromosome 8, MUSNIG.SB6536, whole genome shotgun sequence DNA segment AAGAAACAGAGTCTGGTTGAAGCCTTCAAGGCCCTGCCTGAGGCCCCAGGGGTGTCTCCTATCTGGAACAATCAGCAGAAAGACAACGGTCCCCAGGGCTGCTTGAAATCAAGCTTGAAGCCGTCTCCGAGGTGAGGGTCTGACGCCAAGGAAGAGACAATGCCGTGGTGGGGGAGGTCTTCCCCTCTCTTCTTGGAGAGCCACAGCACGAGAGCTACAGGCTGGGCTCTCGGGACAGAATGGGGGGAAGGACTCCCCGATCCTTCCACTGCCGCCAGAGCTGTCAGGAATGACACGTGGACATTCTGGGAATCGGCATCTGAGGCCATAACTCAGAGACTGGGCCAAAGGGCCACTTTGCCAGAGGAGGGTGGGTGGCTCCACCATCCCCTGGGGTGATGGGAGGTGGGGTCAGCATCAAGGGGAAGGCAAAGGAGCCCCGACCAGAGAGCGGAAGCTCAGCTGTGtttaaggaaagagggaaaatcgTGTCTAAGAGGAGGAGTCGAGGGTGGCCCATTCGAGATCCCTCAGCCTCCGGGGGGCCCGGTCCCTAGGAGTGGTTTGGCcttgcaagggaggctgggaatcCTGAGTCAGGGAGGCAGCAGCTGTTTTAAGGGGCTGCTGAAGTGCCTGcatctggggagggagggaaggtgttGTGGGAGGTGGTGCAGGAAGTCAGCCCCCAGGAGGGTCCCCACGGAAGGGCTGTGAGGGATCTGACTACAGGGAGAGGCCAGGGCTCAGAGAAGAAGCCGTGCGGGCCAGCTccgggagggggcaggagggaagcacGGAGCCAGCCGGCCATTCCAAAGAATGTGACAGGGAGGGTGGTCAGCGGCAGGCTTCGGCACGCAATCAAGTCCCCAGAGTCCCTTGTGTGAGGAGGCCAGGAAAATGTCCAACCTCCCCCCACTCTGGGGCGCCCCTGCTCCTGGGAAGGGGGGGGGCCCAAGAGCAACTCTGATCTTTCTCAGCAGGGTCAGAGTCCAGTGGGAGCTGGGTGAGGGGAGGTGCTGACTGAGGCAGGAACGCAGCTGCTTCAGGGGGCCCAGATGGCGGTCGCTGAGCTGAGCAGGAGCGGACCAGATGGAGGGCGGCAGGGCAGACTCATGGCCTGGATCTGGCCGGGAGGGCTGGTGAGGACTGGTGAGGCTGCAGACATAGCCGCCCCCTACGCCCCCTCCGTGATCATCAGGAATGTGCTGGGAGGGAGGCTTCTGGAATGCGGCCCTCCTCTACAACCCAGTGTCCTACCCGAACCAGGAGGCTTACTCAGAGAATGTTCTCGTGTCAGGAGGGCAAGAAGTCTGTCTGCAGTGACTGACCAAGTTtaacattttcccaaaggaaGGCAGGGCCCACAGACTGGCATGGCTTGGGCAGAAGGCTTTGTGTGTGTGGGAAAGGCCCAGAGGGGAGGGCCAGCGAGGGAAGGGACTTGGGGTGCTAGGCAGGCTCACTGTGTGGCATGCTGAGATGTGCACCTCCTCCGAAGCCACAGAGCCGGGGCTCCCCTGCAGGGGAAAGGGGTCCCGGAGTCAGCCCTGTGGGAAGGGAACAGGTGTGAGAAATCAGGGACATGGACCCCGGATGGCAGGAGGGGGTGTTGTGACTGACTTGGGGCCTGGCTGGACACAAGAGTGTCCTTGTCTTTGAAGTCactcccaggggcctgggctgggagccaCAGGCTGGAGATGGGTGAATGGTAGTCGAATGCGGATTGTGGCCTATTTTATCTCCCCAAAATGATCCCCGTGCTTTTGTCACTGGTCATCCAGGTGTTCCAGCCTGGTCAGTGGGGCTAAGGTAAATTTAGGagaagatggtggtggtggcagggtgCTGGGGGTGATTTGAGTGGCAGGGCCGTTAGTGAGGGAGGCGAGTCCCAGGGACTTTGGGCCCAGCTGCTGTGTGCCAATAAGAGTGCCCTGAGGTCAGGGCTGTGGGGAAAATTATGGGGGCGCCCCTGGGGTAAGTGGGGCCCTGCCCCTCTGCACCTGGAGACTCTCCCTCCACGGTCAGCTCCAAGCATCTGGGAGAGATTCTGTTTGGGGTGTCTGTCTCAGAAGCAGCTGTGCAGGGGCCCCAAAGCCACCTTGGAAACAATCAGTATCATCCTTCTAGTCACCAAAGAGCCTGCAAAGCTCTGACACCCCTGCCACTGTCACTTGAACAGATTACTGGTACCCTTCTCGGGAAACTTCAAAGAGAGTTATGAAACCACCCAAGACAGTAGGTCTCATTATTTTGTAAGgctcatcttatttttttccccggAAAAGTACCACCCCTGATTTGCTATTATTCAACTTggctcaaaaaaagaaaaaaaaaaaaaaaaaggtcactctCTCCTCAAAGGCCAAAGCTGGGCCCCACCGAGGAAACTCAAAACAACGAGCCCCCAGCAATTCCCAGAGAAAAATCTCCAAGAGGATATGGGGTAGTGGCAGCGCCCTTGGAACATGTGTGGGTCTCAAGGGGAGTTCTTTGCCAGGGAACGGGGCAGTGTGGGGCAAGGACCTAGTCTGGTAAGTCACGGTCACAGGGCAGGTGTCCCCAGGCTCTGTCTGCATCCGAGCCACAGAAATGACCAAGCCCTGATGCAACACCACCCACCGGAACTTTCTCCACTGTAGCAGTGCCCGGGTCAGCCTCACACCAGTGACACACCCAGCACCAACAAACCCTATTTTCCTATATGAGGACGAGCAAAACGGAGCAGGGAACACATCTGAGcccacagcacccccccccccaatcaatTCTGAACCCAAATGCTGCAGTGGAGAGAAGGCACGTATCACACGCTTGCTGAATGGCATGGAGTCCGTGACAGATGGAAGGTTTGTGATGTACTGATTTCAGATCTCAAACTTTACCACCGCATAGAGTGAACCCTCGTCCTGACGTGGAGAATCGGCGGGAGAACATAAAAGGAGGCTGATCCTTTAGATCGGATCCAGAAGAGGACTGAAAGGACCACAGGGAGGAGTCTCTGCAGTCTCCCGGTCACAGATTTTGGTCATACATGTCCCAGCTCTGGCATTTTCCTCTCCATGCACTTACAGGTGGCCAACTCGCCACGGAGAGGGGGACCGCTCCTCTGCAAGCAAAGGCCATGGCAGGCACCGCCCCATCgtcccagggcagggctgtggTGACGGTCTCTGTAGCAGCTCAGGACGTGGCCGAGCATGCGTGGAGTCAACTAAAGTGGCGGCACTCCACGGGGGGGGGCTTCAACCTGGCTCCCGTGGGtgcacagtgggggaggggagagggaggtcaAGCAAGCGCAGCGCGGGGGTGAGGAGGCTCGCTCTGCCTTACCCCCGGACAGCTCTGCGCTCACCTATACTGTATCTCAGCCTTCCACCTCGTCTGTATTTCAGAAAATCCTCTAGCTCTTGAAACGGGTTTGGAAATCCCTGCACCAGGTAAGGCCTCGCGTGCGCGCCTTCTAGCAAATAAACTCGACATGCCTCTCGGATCCAGCGGGGCCTCCCCGGAACTGGCTGTCTCCACATCCCAGCCCTCCATGCCCcgctctgacccccccccccccgccccgacctGGGGGCGGCGATACACACCTGGTGAAGCGGACCTCGCAGATACTGCACATGTATGGCTTCTCCCCGGTGTGGGTCCTCATGTGCCGCGGCAGCTTCCCGGCCCCCATGATGACCTTGTGGCAGATGGGGCACTGCTGGGAGGCCTTGGGCTTCAGCTTGCGCTCCTCCACCAGCGGCCACGGCGGGAAGAGGCCCCCCAGGTGGGTGGCACTCAGGAAGTTGAGATAGGCACCGTAGTCACTCTCCGCCTTGATGGGGCCCAGCGGCCCCCCGGGAAGGTCGGGGAACATGTCCTTGAAGAAGTCGCTAGGGaaggggggcggtgggggtgggggcagctcctccttctcctcttccttgaTCTTCCGGTTCTTGATGACCAGGTCTAGTGGCCCACTGTCCATGGGCTGCTCGGGCAGCTGGGCAAAGGCACCGAAGTCCCCCGGCCAGAGGTGCGGGAAGAAGTCGGGGGCGAACGGCGATAAAGAGGGTCTCCTGTCGGCGATGTTGGCCTTGGGGTACAGGTTCTCCCTCAGCAGAGATTCGATGGAGAAGTCCCGGATCACACCCAGATGCCCAGGGCCGCCGGCCTGGAAGGAGTCGGGGAAGTCCCTGGGTGTGTCCGAATAGGCCTTCTCGGTGAGATGGTCCGTCTTGGAAGGGCTTTGGTGGCAGTTGATGTCCTGGGGGTCAGGCAAGTTTTCTTGATCGGCGAAGTCCTCTGTGTCGTcatcctcgtcctcctcctcctcctcctcctcctcttcctcctcctcgtcctcatCGTCCTCGTCGTCGTCATCGTCGTCCTTGTCGTCCTCCTCCCCGCCGTCCCCGCCGGGCTCCATGATCTCCAGACACACGTTCACGATGCACTGGATCTCCAGCATCCTGGCAGCGTTGAGGATGTGCTTGACGTTGGCGGCGGTGATGGTGAGCGTGGACGTGTAGGCGAAGTCCAGGATGGCGGCCAGGGCCTCGGGCTGGACGAAGTCGATCTCGTAGACGTACGGCTGGCTGGCGAGGGCGCCGGCCGTGAAGAGTTTCTTGAAGTACTTGCTGCAGGCGGCCAGGACGGAGCGGTGGGTACGGTACTCCTGCTCCTGGACCACCAGGAGCACGTCGCAGAGCAGGCCGTCATGCCGCTGCTCGTTCAGGCTGCACAGGACCTCACTGCTGTGGTTGGGGAAGGGAATGCCGATGAGCTCGTCGATGCCATTGGCCATGGTCTCAGCCAGAGCCCTGCAGGGATGCACGGAGAGGAGACCAGGATTAGAGGCATCGTCCCGGGAGGGGATCCCCAGTGTGGGGGGGCCCCCCGGGAGGCCTGGCTGCTGGGCGTGGTAGCCACAGCACCTccgccctcccctgccctctccccctccaccagGAGGTCGGCCTTCCTCTTTCTCGGCTTTACCAAACCCCACCTGCCGTTCAGGGCCCAGCTCACCAGCCAGGCTTTTCACTGTCCAACATGCAGGTTCTCTCCTGGGACCCTGAAGGCCCTCAGAGTTAGGCTTCTCACTGGGCAGCGGGCATCCACCCTGCCACCAAGGCTGTGGAAGTTTCTCGCGAGCACGTTTTCCActgaatttcatttcattgacGTGGAGCTTTAGAAGCACCAGAAGGGACTACGGGAACCCCAACCTCTCTGCGTGCTACGGGGACAGCGTCCACCACTTAATCCACATGACATCCGTGGGTAAAGCACCATGGGGGGAATGGTCTCTCACTTCTTGGGGCTCCTGCTGGGAAA contains these protein-coding regions:
- the ZBTB7C gene encoding zinc finger and BTB domain-containing protein 7C codes for the protein MANGIDELIGIPFPNHSSEVLCSLNEQRHDGLLCDVLLVVQEQEYRTHRSVLAACSKYFKKLFTAGALASQPYVYEIDFVQPEALAAILDFAYTSTLTITAANVKHILNAARMLEIQCIVNVCLEIMEPGGDGGEEDDKDDDDDDEDDEDEEEEEEEEEEEEDEDDDTEDFADQENLPDPQDINCHQSPSKTDHLTEKAYSDTPRDFPDSFQAGGPGHLGVIRDFSIESLLRENLYPKANIADRRPSLSPFAPDFFPHLWPGDFGAFAQLPEQPMDSGPLDLVIKNRKIKEEEKEELPPPPPPPFPSDFFKDMFPDLPGGPLGPIKAESDYGAYLNFLSATHLGGLFPPWPLVEERKLKPKASQQCPICHKVIMGAGKLPRHMRTHTGEKPYMCSICEVRFTRQDKLKIHMRKHTGERPYLCIHCNAKFVHNYDLKNHMRIHTGVRPYQCEFCYKSFTRSDHLHRHIKRQSCRMARPRRGRKPAAWRAASLLFGPGGPAPDKAAFVMPPALGEVGGHLGGAAVCLPGPSPAKHFLAAPKGALSLQELERQFEETQMKLFGRAQLEAERDAGGLLAFALAENVAAARPYFPLPDPWATGLAGLPGLAGLNHVASMSEANN